From the genome of Planifilum fulgidum:
TCCGGAAGGGACGGACGGCGCCCTCCCAACCCTCGCGACTCGGCCCTTCCCCCAAGGCGCCACCGCTCATCCCCGCCGCCACCGCGGAAAGATGGCCCCCGTCCGCTGTCTGTACGCCCGGTACGCCTCCCCGAACGGATCGATCATCATCTGTTCCTCCCGGGGAACGCGCAGGAAAAACAGGATCAAAAGGGAGAGGAGGGGAGACCAGCCCGCGATCCAGTTATGCGGGATCAGTCCCCGGCCTGACCCCCACAACGTGCTGGACGCATACATCGGATGTCTCACGTTTCGGTAAACTCCCCGGGTGATCAGCTCGTGCCCCTCCCTCAATTCGAGGGCGGGGGACCAGTTTCTCCCCAAATCCGC
Proteins encoded in this window:
- a CDS encoding protein-S-isoprenylcysteine O-methyltransferase is translated as MQLICLPYGRRVKSNRMVIVRKTALEKFLPARMSAGIVLIPLIDSFTPLLDFADYRLSPWTVWRGIGITAVALGFFWRAHADLGRNWSPALELREGHELITRGVYRNVRHPMYASSTLWGSGRGLIPHNWIAGWSPLLSLLILFFLRVPREEQMMIDPFGEAYRAYRQRTGAIFPRWRRG